The window TCCGTCCGGATTGTTTTGAGGACAGACAGATTGATAGGTATGATAAGTGCGCCAGTCAAACTCCGGTGTGATGGCAGTGCATTGATCAATATATGGAAATTGTATAGATGTATTGCTGATATCTTGATAGTAAATCCAGGATGTGCCAGGCATGCTGTCCCATATCTCTTTAAGGCATGGGCCGATATTTCTCAACGCGAACATTCGGAAACAGGCCTCCTTATTGCTGACCACATCAGGATGCCAGGAATATGAGATTATATCTTTTGGCGCACGTTTTTCCCGAAAGGCTTTTAATGTCGGCTGACTTAACCAGAAACCGTCATTATCAATGCCAAAACCATCATCCAGAAACCAGTTTTCAATATCGTTATCTTCCGCCTGGATATTCAAGAAGAGCATCTGTGCCAACCGCTTCAATTCATGGAGTCGATCATGATACCGTTGGATATTGGCGCCTAAGGTTGCTGCAATTTGCTGGACTTGCCTTTGAATTGAGTCTTCGTTTGTCATCTTTCCTCCAAACAATTTCTCACTATTTATGAAATCATTTCACATAAAGGCTTGGAATTCCGGCCACAGCCTTAAAACGATGTTTCATATTCATCAGACTTTCAGCGTTGCCAATGGCAAAAAAGCCGTTGGTCGATAAAGCATGGTATAATTTATTAACTACAGCTTCACTGGTTTGATGAGTAAAATAGATCATTACGTTTCTGCATAACACGGCATCAAAATCCGAACCCGGGATTCGGTCTGAAATCAAATTAAATTTCTTAAAAGTAATATGCTGGCGGATTTCATTTTTGATTTTTAAATGCCCCTTATACTTTTCAGTCCCTTTCTGGAAAAACCGATGCAAAACAGGTAGAGGAACATTTTTGACTTTATCATTTTTGTATATCCCCCTCTGGGCCACCTGGAGTACAGAATGGGATATATCCGTGGCCAGAATAGAAAAAGAAAGACCCAGGGCTTTTAACTGTACGGCAGCACTATACGGTTCATCGCCGGTTGAACAGGCTGCACACCATATTTTAAAATGTTTTGTCTCTTTTTTAGGATGGTGGTCAAACTGCCTGACAATATATTCAATACTTTTATTTTCCCTGTAAAAAAAGGAGTGATTTGTTGTTATTGTATCTATAAATTCAATCACTTCGCGTTCATTTGACCTTAGATGTGATAAATATTGCTGAACATCCATCTGGGTTAAACGCATTCGTTTGGCAACCTTGGATTTTAACAATTCAAGTTTGCCATCATGAAGATTGATACCACAGGTTTTATACACAAGGTCTTTTAATTCAGTCAGCTCTCTTGGTTTAAATAGTATTGAATTCATTTTTAGCCCAACTCTTACATTTTTTTCCAGCGGTTCACTTTTTCAAACGCGGATTCAGCGGTTTTCAGCAAAGTCGACATATTCACCGGTTTTTTAAAGTAGTCTTCAAAACCTGCGTCAAGGCATTCGGACAATTCAAATAAAGACGCATAGCCGGTAATGGCATATATAATTGACATGGGTTTCAGGCTTTTGACTTGCCGGCATAATTCCATACCGTTTATCACAGGCATATTTAAATCGAAGAACATGACGATAATATTTTCCTCTTCAATATATTTTAAAGCATCATTTGCATTTTCGGCTGTGGATACATCATATCCGGCTTTGGTGAACAGTTGGGAAAGAAGCCTTAAAATGGGAGCCTCATCATCAACGACCAGTATTTTATTCTTTTCCATCACTTGTCCTCCTCAAGATTGAAATCGGTTCCGGTAATTGAAGATGCGGCGTCAAGATCTATTATTTCGGAATTCAAATAGGCCTTTGTTTTATAGTGTGTAATCGCCATCAGCTTGTTGGTAATATCTTTGAGCCGTTCTGCCTGTTCTTTAATTTCATAAACATTTGAATCCTGAACCTGCCCGTGGTGGAGGTCGTCCATTAACAGCTCCGAAAAACCCAGAATTGCCATTAAAGGCTGGTTGATTTCGTGGCATATTGCACCGGCCAAACGAATCATAGCTGTCAGTTTTTCCTTTTCTATTTCTGAACGTTCATATTTTTTTACCGGTGTAACATCCTCAATGAACAGCAGCGCTCCATTTTTTTCTTGAAACATCAAGGGTTGGGTTGTAATTCTCAAATACCTGCGTCCAATGGACCTGAAGACCATTGATGTCTCAACCATAAAA is drawn from uncultured Desulfobacter sp. and contains these coding sequences:
- a CDS encoding CheR family methyltransferase, whose product is MNSILFKPRELTELKDLVYKTCGINLHDGKLELLKSKVAKRMRLTQMDVQQYLSHLRSNEREVIEFIDTITTNHSFFYRENKSIEYIVRQFDHHPKKETKHFKIWCAACSTGDEPYSAAVQLKALGLSFSILATDISHSVLQVAQRGIYKNDKVKNVPLPVLHRFFQKGTEKYKGHLKIKNEIRQHITFKKFNLISDRIPGSDFDAVLCRNVMIYFTHQTSEAVVNKLYHALSTNGFFAIGNAESLMNMKHRFKAVAGIPSLYVK
- a CDS encoding response regulator translates to MEKNKILVVDDEAPILRLLSQLFTKAGYDVSTAENANDALKYIEEENIIVMFFDLNMPVINGMELCRQVKSLKPMSIIYAITGYASLFELSECLDAGFEDYFKKPVNMSTLLKTAESAFEKVNRWKKM
- a CDS encoding histidine kinase dimerization/phospho-acceptor domain-containing protein, giving the protein MDKKTEIISGFSALFSKEEILCIIDGLPIAVAVIDAEWKLALANKMVCRFVNKNNDELVGGIGGGALGCIHYEDSPEGCGFGKECLKCKLRITVDDTLKNGRSHFMVETSMVFRSIGRRYLRITTQPLMFQEKNGALLFIEDVTPVKKYERSEIEKEKLTAMIRLAGAICHEINQPLMAILGFSELLMDDLHHGQVQDSNVYEIKEQAERLKDITNKLMAITHYKTKAYLNSEIIDLDAASSITGTDFNLEEDK